In the genome of Polyangiaceae bacterium, the window GCCCCTGACCGCTGGCGTGCAGCTAATCGTCATGGGGGAGCTGGACGGCGTGGAGAAGCTGCGAGCGATGGTGGGCGACGCGCGCGACAGCAAAGTCGACTAGGCGGGGTCGACGGCGCGCGCGACAGCAGCGGGAACCGCAGGGGGAGTTGCTCAGGGCAGCGGAATACCGCGCGAGCTGAGCAGATCCGACAAGGTGGCTCGCAGCTCTGCCGACGACTGCGGGTAGGCCGACCGCGCCAGTTCGAAGAAGCGCGTGCTCCGACTCGTCTTGAGCGACCCCACCACCGTGCGCTGCTCGCTGCTGCTGCCGTGCTCCAGCACGCCCATCAAGAGCTCCGCGGCGTCGACGACGTCGATGCGCGCGATGGCCTTCAGCGCTGCCAAGCGCGCGTCCTCGTGGCTGCTGACGCGGAAGATGCGCGATAGCGGTTCGAAGGCGTGATCGAAGCGAAGGCGCTCTAGAGCGTCCACGGCTTCTTTCACCACCGGTGGGTGCGGGTCCTGCAGCGCGCGCTCCAAGGTGACGAAGGTGCGCTTGTAGAAGTAGCGACTGAGCGCGCGAATCGCGGCTAGGCGTACTTCAGCGCTGTCGCTGTCGAACATCTTTTCCAGGGGCGCGAGCACCTGGTAGAGGCCAATCTCCGTCATGAAGCCGGCGCAAACCGTTTGTGCGCCGACCACCTCTGCGGGCGCTGCGCGCTCCAACGCCAGCGCCGCCAGGCGAGCCAGCAGGGTAGCGCGGCGCATGATGCGATCGTCGGCTTCTTCGGGGTCGAGCAGCACGTCGGCGCAGGCTTCCGCAGGGTTGCCCGCTTGCTCCCACTCCAGCAAGTCCACGTGCCACACGTCGGGCGGACCCACGTGTTGGCCGACGCGATCCTCGAGGGACTCCGCTTGCTCCGCAGGATCGGTCTGCTTGGAATAGCGCTTCGATGCACGTGCGTAGTGCTCGCGCCGCGACGGCTCCCGCGCAATCTCTGCCAGCCGCGCGTAGAGCGCACCGACGCGGGCGTAGTGACCCGCCTCGGCGCATGCAAGGAGACTGGCGACGAGGGCGTTCTCCGCCAACTGGGGAGGCCCGCTTCGCTTCAACGTCGCGTCTGCCACGGACTGCCACAGCTGCGCCTGCTTCAGCACGCCGGCGGCGGCGACGCGGCCCAAGCTTTGGCGTCGCGCATAATCGGTCATCTCTCGCGCCAGAGTGGCGGCAGCGGAAAGCTCCTTGGCCTGCTCGGCCAAGCGCAAAGTGTAGCCCTGCAAACGCAGCGCGTGGTAGCGCAGGTTGTCCTCGCTGAGGATGCGGACGGCGTTCACCGCACCCTCGAGCACGTGCTCGAAGGTCTGCGTCAGTTCACCGATGGCAATCAGCACGTGGTAGCAATCAAAGGCACGTTCGCGCAGTCCGGTGGACTCGAAGCGATCCGCGGCTTCTTCCAAGAGATGCACCGCTTCGATGGTCGCCTCGCGCTCGCCTCGTTCGTCGCCGAGGGACCGGCTGCAGCGCGCGATGTTGAAGTAGGCCAGGCCCTCGGCGTAGGCGTCGCGGGTGGGTTTGATACGTGGGCAGAGTCGCGACCACAGGGTACGTGCGACCTTGAAGTCGCCGGCCTTCTCGTAGTGAATGGCGCTGCGCACCAGGAGCTCTGCGCCCTCGAGGTCTTGCGCTGCGCTGCGGTGGGCACGGGTGGCGGCATTGGGATTCATTGCGGCCCACAGTCCGTGACAGCGCGCCCGGTCGACGGGGGGCAGGCGCGGCATCAGTCGCTCCATGCGCGCGCTATCGCCGAGGTACCAAGCGATGGACACCGCAAAGCGAGGCTCGTTGACGGACTCGAAAGCGTCCGACAGCAGATGCGCTGCCTCGCTGAAGACTTCTTCGCGGCTGTGGGTGGCGCACATGGCCGAGAGCAGTGAGCGGAAGGCGGCGTCGAACTGGCGCTTGCGTAGTGCGGAGCGCCCGCGTTCCGCCAAATCCTCGACGCCGGAGACCGTGTCGAGGCGTTGAAACCAGGTAACGGGGCTAGCCATGAGAGGATGCCTGACGCCGCCAACGCGTGCTGTCGGGAGCGGCGCCGTGAGCGCGGTCCGCGGCGTCGCTGCGTGCCGCGACGGGCCGATGCTCGCCCACGTCACCCAAGATGCGGTGGGCCTCGGTCTTGCGCTTGCTGCTCGACGATAGGGACGCTTGATCCACTACGAAGTGAGTGGCGAGCAAATCCAGGTAGTCGAGGTTCAGCCGACCGCCCGAGGGCATCATGAACACGGCACTGACCTTGGCGCGCCGCGAGATGCCTTCCATCGTGGCTCGGGGAATGTAGAGGGAGCCGTGCGTGAACAAGTGGACGATGGGCTCCCGACCATCCCGCGCGGAGGAAAGATCCAAGATGCGTTGAAAGTCGGAGAAGACCCGCGCCGGGTTGCGGCCTCGCTCACCCTTGAAGCTCAAGAGATACGCGATGGGCAGCTGACCCGCGCGTGAGTGCTGCGCTTCGTACAAGCGTGAGTCGAAGAAGCGGAGCACGACGTCTTCGCCGCCCAGGAGCAACTTCTTTCCCACTGCGATCGCCATGCCTCGCGCGAAGGTCGTGCGTTCGCCGCGCATGGATGCCGAGGCGTCGACCAAGATGTGGTGCAGGCGGCGGGCCTCGTCCCTGGCCTGCTCGCGGGCGTAGTACAGGACCTCGTCGTCGGCCATGCGACGCATCAGCTCGACCTCGTCCCAGGCCAGCTCCGAGAGCACCAAGCTGTCGATACTGCCCTTGCGTGCCAACCCGGCGTAGCCGTAGGCGGAATAGCTGCTCGCGCCCGGGCGCGTCTTCGTTTCCAGCACGCTGGGCAGAATGTCCAGGGAGAAGTCCACGACGTCGTTGGCTTCCGGCGCGTCGAGGGCAGCCAGCAGATCGACTTGAGTCAACGCGCCTTCGGAGGCGTTGCCGCCGAGCATGCCGAAGAGCTGCAGGGTGTCGATGTCGAGCGCGTCGATCAGCGTGAGCACGTACAGCCGTGCCTTGCACAGCTCCGCGACGGCGCGCAGGTCGAAGGTTCGGCGCACGCTGCGAAACAGGGCTGGAAGCTGGGGTTCGACGCCTTCGAGCAGGCTGGCGTCGAAGGGCACCCCGTTGGCGTAGGCCGGTGCCACCGCGACCCGCGCTGCTACGGAGCCGAGCAGGCGTGCCAACAGCACCACGACGATGTCGTCGCTCAGGCGCAGACTGCGCGATCGCTGGGCGGCCTCGCTGGAGGCCACGTCTTCGATCAACGCAACATAGTGCTGAAAGACGTTGGGGTCCTCGCCAGACTGAAGCAACTGGCTGGCATCCGTGCGCGCGCCTACCGCCAACTGTTCGTTGGGGGAGGCGAGTAGCAGCCCCAGATCGTGGGCCAAGCACAGAGGCACGCGCACGCCGAGGCGCTCCAGATCGCGGTGCCAGCGCAGCGCGCGCAAGGCCAGACTCGCGGCGTGGGGGCGAGTCACGGACAGCGCCAGGGACCCAATGGGGCCCGCGACGGCGGGATCACGCGCGAGCTCGGCGGGAACGGCCATGGCCCACCGACGCTACTAGACTCGGGGCGGGTTCGCGACCGCCTCGGACGTGGGGGCGTCTGGGCGCGTCGCGGCCACGTCTTCGGTGGGCACCGCGGAAGGCGTGGCCAGACGCTCGGCGAGTTCCCAGGGCCTCGGCCCCGTGATCAGGCGCGCGCCGCGTCGATAGGTGATGTAGGCCCAGAACCAGTTCAGGATCACGCTGACCCGATTGCGAAAATCGATCAGGAACCAGATGTGCACGAAGAGCCAGGCGAGCCAAGCGGCGAGCCCCGAGAGCCGCAGTCGGCCTCCCCAGGTTTGTGCGACCGCGCGGCTGCGGCCGATGGTGGCCATGATGCCCTTGTCGACGTAGTGAAACGGAAGCGTCGGCTTTCCACGAAGGGCGCGCAGGATGTTCTTCGCCGTGTGCCGCCCTTGCTGCACTGCCACGGGCGCCAGCCCCGGAAGA includes:
- a CDS encoding HEAT repeat domain-containing protein, with the translated sequence MASPVTWFQRLDTVSGVEDLAERGRSALRKRQFDAAFRSLLSAMCATHSREEVFSEAAHLLSDAFESVNEPRFAVSIAWYLGDSARMERLMPRLPPVDRARCHGLWAAMNPNAATRAHRSAAQDLEGAELLVRSAIHYEKAGDFKVARTLWSRLCPRIKPTRDAYAEGLAYFNIARCSRSLGDERGEREATIEAVHLLEEAADRFESTGLRERAFDCYHVLIAIGELTQTFEHVLEGAVNAVRILSEDNLRYHALRLQGYTLRLAEQAKELSAAATLAREMTDYARRQSLGRVAAAGVLKQAQLWQSVADATLKRSGPPQLAENALVASLLACAEAGHYARVGALYARLAEIAREPSRREHYARASKRYSKQTDPAEQAESLEDRVGQHVGPPDVWHVDLLEWEQAGNPAEACADVLLDPEEADDRIMRRATLLARLAALALERAAPAEVVGAQTVCAGFMTEIGLYQVLAPLEKMFDSDSAEVRLAAIRALSRYFYKRTFVTLERALQDPHPPVVKEAVDALERLRFDHAFEPLSRIFRVSSHEDARLAALKAIARIDVVDAAELLMGVLEHGSSSEQRTVVGSLKTSRSTRFFELARSAYPQSSAELRATLSDLLSSRGIPLP